The Mycolicibacterium aichiense region CGGTCTGCCGGGTTTGTGCGCGGTTGCCCCGAGCACGTGATCGAGCAGCAAGGCGCAGATGCCGCCGTGCACGTGCCCGGGTGGTCCTTCGTAGGCCGCCCCCAGCGTCACCTCTGCCCACACGCTGCCATCGGATTCCCGGTGTACCACGAGCGGCGGCGCCAACGCGTTGCGCAGTCCGATGACCGCGTTGCCCCACGCCCGTGGGCTCCCGGACGGGTCCAGTTGGACGCCGAACGATCCCGGAATCATGCTGCTGCCGAGTTCGTCCGCCGCGGCGTCGATCTTGGCCTTCGCCGACGCGATGCCGTCGAGATCAGCTTGGCTGCGGATGGTTACATCGACGAGCCGGCGCACGGAGTTCGTCAGCGACGCATACAGCGCCTGTACCGCGTCATCGTCGTGCGGTGCGGACATCCCGATCATCTTTCGGCCGGCGGGGGCGCTGCGCAATGCGGCATCCCGGCCAGCGGTCGGGATGGGCAAACCTGTGACCTGGGTTGATACCCTGAGCGGATGACCGAACCCGAGTCTGGCGCCATGCCGTCGCTGTCCGCGACCGGCTGGGCATTGCTCGGGATGCTGTCGTACGAGACGGAACTGTCGGGTTACGACATCCGGAAATGGATCGACTGGAGCATGCGCTACTACTACGGCAGCCCGGCGTTCAGCCAGATCTATTCGGAGCTCAAGAAGCTCGAGAAGATGGGCTTGCTCACCTCGCGGGCGGACGGCGCAGGTACCCGCAACCGTCGTCTCTACAGGATCACCCCGCGCGGGATGGACGCGGTGACCCGCTGGGCCAGGGAGTCTCCGGTCGAGCCGCCGACACTGAAGCATCCGGCGATCCTGAGGGTGACGTTGGGGCACCTGAGCGATCCGGCGTCGCTCAAACAGATGCTGCAGGAGCACATCGCCTACATCGACAGGATGCAGCGTGACGCCGCCAAGGAAGCGCGATGGGCCGCCGCGGATCCCTCCTGGGCGTACGCCAAGATCGCACTGGACTGGGCCGACCGGTACTACGCATCCGAACGGGAACTCACCATGCAACTCATGAAGGATCTCGACGAGGCAGAGGCGAACTTTCCGAAAGTCGGTGAGGGCGGCAAGATTCCGTGGCCCGATCCGTCCTACTGGTACGAGATCGAGCGGAAAGCCGACGCCGAGGACGCCTAGGTCCTCTTCGCGGCGTCGAGTGCGGCGATGTAGCCGTACACCAGCCCCTGCGCGATGGTCGCGCCGGCGCCGGGATAGGTGTCCCCGAATGCGTTGGCCGCGGTGTTGCCGATCGCGTACAGCCCGTCGATGACGGTGCCGTCCTCGCGAAGCACCCGGGCCCGCTCGTCGGCACGCAACCCGCCGCAGGTACCCAGGTCGCTGAGCACCATCTTCACCGCGTAGAACGGTCCCTTGATCAACGGCCGCAGGTTGGGGTTGGGCGTGATCGTCGGATCACCGTAATACCGGTCATAGGCGCTTCGGCCCCGACCGAACTCGGGGTCCTCACCGGCGAACGCATCTTCGTTGAAGCGGTCAACCGTCGCGCCGAAGCTGTCTGCGGGAACGCCCATCTGGTGCGCCAGCGCGGCGAAGTCGTCTGCTCGCACGGCGATTCCGGCGTCGTACCAGGCGCGGGGGATGGCCATCCGCGGAAACAGCTCGGCGGCAAAGACATAGCTGTTGCGGTACTGCTGGTCGAAGACGATCCACATGCTCTCCACCGGCGTTCCAGCGGATTCCAGCTGCAGGATGCGCTGGCCGAAGCTCATGTAATCGGCTGACTCGTTGGCGAACCGGCGGCCGTTCTGGTCGACGATGAACGAGCCGGGCAGCGACCGCTCGGCCAGCATCACCGCCGGCGCCCCGCCGGGCAACGGCGCCACCGCGGGGAACCACCACGCTTGATCCATCAATGCGATGTCTGCGCCGATGTCTTGGCCGATGCGGATCGCATCACCGGTGTTGGTGTCCGCGCCGAGGCTCGCATTGCTTCCCAGCGCCTCGGACTGGAACTTGCGCCGCATGTCCATCCGATGGTCGAAGCCGCCGGCGGCGAGCACCACACCGCGTCGCGCCGTGACAGTGACGGCCGTGCCGGCGTGCTCGACGATCGCACCGGTGACCCGGCCACCGTCGACGAGGAGTTCGGCAAGGGTGGTGTTGAGCCAGATCGGGATCTCGGCACGGATGGCGCCGGCAAACAGCCCGGCGGCCAGTGCCTGACCCCCGGCGGCGTAGCGCCTGCCGAGCGCCAGACCGCCCAGCCCCTGGGCCAATCGTTTGACGATGGTGGGCAACCCTTTTCGGGGCACTCGGCTCACAAGATTCATCCAGCGGTAATCCGCACCGGTGGTCGGCATCGGAATGCCGGACTCCATGATGCCGGGGCGAAGGTCCGGGAGGTACTCGCCGAGGATCGCGGTGTCGAGCGGGCGGCATTCGCAGGTCCGCCCGGCAGCGGATCCGCCGGGCGCCTCCGGGTGATAGTCGGAGTATTCCTTGGCCCAGAACAACTTCATCGGAGTCGTGCGGCGCAACATGTCGACCGTCGCCGGGAGATGGTCGACATACGCCGCTGAACGCTCCCGGGGTGCCGAGCCTGCGACGACGGAATCAAGATAGGTCTGTGCTCGGGCCGCGGTGTCCACGCCGCCGCATTCCGCGATCACTGGGCTGGCGGGCAGCCACAACGCACCGCCGGACCGCGCGGTGGAGCCACCGACGTGCGACGACTTCTCCACGACGAGAACAGACAACCCCCGCTCCCGGGCGGTCAAAGCGGCCGCGAGCCCGGTACCGGAACCGACGACGAGGAGATCCACTTCGGCATCGGCGACGGTCAGGCCGGCGGGAATGGTGTTGTGGCTGGTGGAGATCACAATTGTCGACGATAGGTCTGCGACCGGAGAATCTGAATCCCGCCTCCCTTTGAGCGGAACGCGCCCCTTCGCACGGCGTTTCTGCGAGGTTGAATGGTGACATCAGCCCGCGGATCCATGAAGGACGGACGCAAGATGACGCATGCCGAGGCCGACGAAATTCGCGTGATCGAGGCCGGATCGGTCCCCACCCGCTTTGCCCGGGGATGGCACTGCCTGGGTCTGATCCGGGATTTCGCCGATGGCAAGCCGCACCAGATCAACGCGTTCGGCCAGAAGCTCGTGGTGTTCTGCAGCCAGGACGGCGCCATCAACGTGCTCGACGGCTATTGCCGGCACATGGGTGGTGATCTGTCCCAGGGAACGGTGAAGGGCAACGAGATCGCCTGCCCCTTCCACGACTGGCGCTGGGGAGGCGACGGCCGGTGCAAGTCGGTGCCCTACAGCAAGCGCACGCCCCGGCTGGCGCGCACGGCCTCATGGCCCACCTTGCAGCAGGACGGCATGCTGTTCGTCTGGAATGACCCGGAGCGCAAAGCGCCGCCGGCAGATGTGACGATTCCCCGCATCGAGGGCGCCGGTAGCGACGACTGGACCGACTGGCATTGGTACACCACCGTGGTGAACACGAACTGCCGGGAGATCATCGACAACGTCGTGGACATGGCGCACTTCTTCTACATCCACGGATCGCTGCCCACCCATTTCAAGAACATCTTCGAAGGCCACGTCGCAACGCAGTACATGAACAGTGGCGGCCGGCCCGATATCGGCGAGCCCGGTGAAACCCAGATGTTGGGAACGACATCGGTCGCGTCCTACCACGGGCCGTCATTCATGATCGACGATCTGACCTATCACTACACCGATGTCGACCACCATACGGTTCTGATCAACTGCCACTATCCGATCGACGCGAATTCCTTTGTCCTGCAATACGGGATCATCGTCAAGAAGTCGCCCGAGCTGCCCGACGACCTGGCCATGCAGACGGCGATCGGTCTCGGCGACTTCGTGAAGATGGGCTTCGAGCAAGATGTCGAGATCTGGCGTAACAAGACCCGGATCGACAACCCCTTGCTGGTGGAAGAAGACGGGCCGGTGTACCAGCTGCGGCGGTGGTACGAGCAGTTCTATGTCGACGTCGCCGACGTCACGCCGGATATGGTGGACCGCTTCGAGTTCGAGCTCGACACCACTCAACCCACCGCGGCGTGGATGAAGGAAGTGGAGGCCAACCTGGCCACCCAAAAGGCGGCATCCGGGTCAGTGGGGGGATGATGACGGTCCGCCCAGACATTCGGCTCGCTGACTCGCCGATGGTCCCGGTGACGTGTGAGCGTTGCGCCGCCGGTGTTGAGGTCCGAAAGAGTAGTTGGAATCAGACCAGTGTGCAGTGGACCGCGTCGGCTTTGAGTCGTTGCGAAGAGCGCTGCAGCGCATCGCAATTGGCGGAGAACGGCAGGGGCGGTCTCTTCCTGGCGTGCTCGGCCCTCAATCGTTCGATCGTCGATGCGGTGAAGGCGGGCACGGTTCCCGTTCTCGACACCGCCCTCTGATCGACGACTGACACGGTTTAAGGCTGACGCTGTTTCGCGTCGAGCGACCCAATGATCATCTGGATCGCGATTCGCAGCGCGGATTGCAGGCGGGCGAAATCACCATCGTCGACCCAGTGCACGTAAGCATGCCTGCATGCCTGAATTATCAACTGTGCAGGCAACTCTCGCGAGAAGGAGTCGGTGCCGAGGTCGAACCGGTTGTCGAGGAACTCGGTGATCGGCATGGCGAGGTCTTGGCCCCAATCCAGCCAACGCAGTCGATACTGCTGGTCGCTGAGCACCAAGGCCATAAACGCACGGTCGACGTCGAATTGACCGCGCTTGGGGATTTCGCTGCCGAAGGCACGAACCAATACGTCGACGGGGTCGCTGCCTGATTCCGCGCCGGCCAGCACGTGAATGCTCAGGCTGCCGAACTTGCCGAAGAGCGGCAGGATGACGTCTTCCTTGACAGGGAAGTGGCGGTGAAACGTCCGAGGCGCGATGCCGACGACCTCACAGATCCGCTCCACGGTCGCCGAAAAGGATCCGTCGGCAAGGAAGATGTCCCGGGCCGCCACGGCGACTTCGAGGCGCAACTCCTCGGCGCGCCGCTCGGTGAGTGTGGCCGGCTTAGCTGTCACCGCCATGCTGTCACCCCCTTCTCTGACCAGCTGATTCATCGTAATCGCCGCGGTCTTGGCCGCTTGCTTCACGCGCCGCAGGTCTCCCGCTGACCGGGAATCCCGCAGTGACGCGAGTGACCCGAGCTTTATCGTCCTTGTCAGATTCTGCCACAGAGGCCGAATCTGACTACCACCCAGAGTCGAGTGCTCCCAGGAGGATCCAGTGTCAACGGCTACCGCAGAACCCGACACCACCGCCGATGATCTGAACTACGACGACTACACCCACGACTTCATGGGCAAAGTCGGCAACATCGGCGACTTCTCTCGCGAGTTCCTCGTCGGATTGGCCCGTGTCTTCGAAGACGTCTTGAACTTCATGCCGTACGCGCACGTGAAGATCTACTCGGAGAAGGTCGGTATCAACGCGGCCATGGACGTCGCTGCCGAGGTGTCCAGAGCCGGGATGCGACAGGTCATGCCGATGGCCCGGTTCATCGCCCCTCCGGGTTGGGATTGGAAAGACGCTCAGTACCAGGCTATTCCGTTCGACGTGCAGACCGAGGACCTGACCAAGCCGGCCTTGATCCGGCTGATCAAGACGTATTGGGACCAGTACCTCAAGGGGCACAACTACTTCATCGACCAGTGGACCAAGATCATCCCCGAAGAAGAAGTCTGGTTGGGCCTGCCGGACATGTACCAGCTGATCATCGACTACCAGTACCCGAAGCTGGCGAAGGTCTTCAAGATCGAGCCCATCCACGTCGTGGACTTCCTCAAGTTGGCGGTCCTGAGTATCGACGGCACCCTCGGATACGGCGGCGAGTACATCGTCTACAACCCGGACCACGTGGTGCTGAACATGCGCCGCTGTGAGGTGCTGCAGAAGTACACCGACGAGGGCCTCTACCCGCCGGCGCGGGCATGGATGAACTGCACCTTCGAGCAGCGCATCTCTGCACCGTTCTTCCCGGGCTGCAAACTGGCGATCAACCTGCCGCCCAAGGATTTCACGTTCGCGCAGGGTGAGCCATTCTGTGTGTGGACCTACACCCGCGGTGAAGAAAATCATGCCGCAGCGGCGGCAGCGCCGGATCCGCGCGCGACTGCCATGCAGCGCATCCCGCTCATGGATGTGACGGTGTCGAAATGAGCTGACCGGAACGGGGAGTTCAACGCGGTTTCTCGTCGAACACCTCAAGGGTGCCGACGAAGCCGCGATTGACCTTCACCCGTTCGACCAGCTGCCATGATCCATCGGCCGTACGCCGCCAGGCGTCGCGGTAGTCGCCGAGGGTGTACATCCGCGTCGCTGGATCGTTGGTCGAGTCCAGGTGAACATCGCGGATGTAGGCCCGGCTGGTGGCCTCATCACCCGAAACATCGATCACGACATTGCCGAGCAGGTGCTGGGTGAGTCCGCAGTGGTCCAGGTAACCGCGGACGAGGCCGATGACCGCGGAGCGCCCAGTCACCCGCCCGGTGCCGAAATCGCCCTCGGCGTCGGCGGAAAGGATGCGCTCCATCGCCGCCCAGTCCCGTTCGTCCATTGCACGCGCGAAGAGAACCAATGCCCGTTCGATGGCACGTTCGTCGCGCAGCTGTGCCAGAAAAGCTGAATCCATCCGCTGATTATGCGAATTGGAATGCGCTGATGGGTGCTTCTTCTGGGTAGCTCGTTGGTCCGCCGAGGTCATAGGCGGAGTTGAGGGCCGCGATGAACTGCGGATCGTGCAACGGCTCGCTCGGCACATCGAGCGTGATGCCCTTGTCCTTGAGGTCGTCGACCATCATGCCGATCGCGCGTTCGATCGTGATGTCGTCGGTGCCGTCCATGTTCTTCTTGAGCTCGTCGAAGTCGGAGAACACCTCGGCCGACCAGTGGACGAGGAACCTCAGTTCATCGGTGTGGTGGCGGGCGATGACATCCTCACCGTTCTTCAGCAGCCATTGATCGCGGTCGGTGGGGTCCCCGGCGAAGACGGTGTCGAAGGCCAATCCGGCCGGAACCTGTTGATCCAGTGGGCCATTGGCCTCACCGCGGTGCACCATCATCTCGTTCTGCACGACAACTCCGCGGTTGTTGATCGGGGGCAGAACCCGCTGTGGGGCCTTCAGCGGGCCGTCCGGCCAGTAGGTGAACCCGGACCCCTCGTCGAGGGAGAACCACGTGATCACCTGGGCCATCTTGATCAGGTAATCGGTGAACAGGCCGGACTTGCCCATCACGCTGCACAGCCAGGTGGGGGCGTTCTCGTGCCGTACGCCGCGGAAGCTGGGGGAGTCGAGGTGGCCGGGATCGCGGTTGGCGCAGGGGCCGTTGATGTTGAACAGCATCATCTCCGGCTTGGCGTATTGCGCGTTCCAGTAGCTCTTGGCGTGCTCGATGAACTCGGCGTTGTAGAAGCAGTCGTGCAGTTCCGGATACAGCACAGTGCCGTAGTTGGCCAGATAGCCGCGGAAGGTCGGGGTGAGGAACAGGTCCAGTGAGGGTGTGAATCCCTCGGGGAATGCGCCACTCATGGTGGCCATCAGTTCGTCGGCGGACGCGAAATGCTGAGCAATGATGAGCTTCCACGGCCCCTCGGTGTGTACGACGTCGAGCAGTCGCCGCCGTTGGTCAGGGGTGTAGATATCGGTGAGCTCCCGCGGAGGGGCCACCGGACGCAGGATGTCGGACAGTTCCAGGCGCTGCTCATCAGTCAGCATGAGGATCTCCTTCACAAGGTGAGGCGTTCGATTGTGGTGGGTGTCGAGTTGGACGATCTGACGACCGTCCGTTGATCGGGAGATCCGCTTTCGGTGCCGAGATGGCGGAATTTCGCGTGTAACAGCGCCCCGATCTCCGCGATCGCCAGACGGCCCCGCGCGGTGGCATCAGAACGCATCAGGAAGCCGTGATACATGCCCGGGTAGCGCGTGAGCGTCGTCTGCACGCCGGCATCACGCAGCCGGCACGCGTACCGTTCGCCCCAGTCCCGGATCGGATCGCACTCTCCGGTGACCACGATGGCTGCCGGCAGATCGCGCAGATCCTGTGCATAGGCCGGGATTTGATAGGGATCCCGCGCCACCCCAGACCCCTGATCGACCAACTCGTGCATATAGAGGATGTCGTCGTGGCGCAGCATCGGCGCATCCGGCATCGAGGTGATCGACGTCGTGCCCATGTCTCTGTCCAGGCCCGGGTAGAGCAGCACTTGAGCGGCGATGTCGGGTCCGCCGTGATCCCGCGCCGCCAATGCGACAGCGGCAGCCAGCGATCCGCCCGCGCTGTCGCCGACCACCGCGAGCCGGCCCGCGTCGACACCAAGCGAATCGGCCTGCGTCGCAACCCATTCAGTAGCAGCGTAGGCGTCGTCGAACTGGGCCGGTGGCGCCGCCTCCGGCGCCAGTCGGTAGTCGACCGATACCACCGCGGCGTCGCTGGCGTGGGCCAGCGCACGCGCCAGGGGTTCGAACGAGTGATTGCTTCCCATCACCAGCCCACCGCCGTGCAGGTAGACAAGCACAGGCGCGGACTGTTCGGTGGTGGGCCGGTAGATTCGCAGCGGGATCGGTCCCGCCGGGCCGGGAGCCGTCAGATCGTCGATGGCCGCCATCGGCGGCATATCGGGCAGCGGCGCGGATTCGAGGCCGGCCCGCACCGCGGCCAGGCCGCGGATGCGCATCGGCGGCAGCTCACCGAGAGAGGCGACGCGCGCTGCGGCGTCCGGATCGAGTTGGGGGAGCACGTCAGTTCTGCGCGGGGTCGAATCGGCGTTGGGTACGTAGCCGGGGTGTCTCCTGGTTGGTCAGGACGCGGGCCCGCTCGGCCATCGCCGACCCGACGTAGTCGGGCTGAGTGAGCAGATAGAACCGGCCTTCGGCGGCCTGTTCGAACACCACTTCGGCGGCCGCGATCGGATCCATGGCCTCGGCTTTGATGTCCAGCATGGCGGTTCGCTGGGCCTCGGCGGCACCGGCGTCACCGGAGTTCACGCCGCCTGCGGACTCAAAGATGTTGGATACCACCGCACCTGGCAGCACTGCCTGCACGTGCACATGGTGATCGTGCCCGGCGGACTGGACCTCGAGGTGCAGGCACTCGGTCAGCGCCAGCACGGCATGCTTACTCATGATGTAGGGCGCCTGCAGCGGAACGACTGCGACGCCGCCGATCGAGGACAGATTCCATACCCACGCGGGCGTGTCGGTGGCCATCATCCGGGGTAGGAACGCCCGAATACCGTGGAAAACCCCACTGATATTGATGTCGACGACGCGCTGCCAGTTGGCCACGGGGGTGTCCCACAGGTAGCCGAATTGTTCGACACCGGCGTTGTTCACCAGCAGGCGCACATCGCCGACATCGCGGTAGACGGTCTCGGCCAACTCTTCGACCGCGTTGGCGTCGCGCACGTCGCAGACCGCCTCGACCGCTGATCCGCCTGCCGCGGTGAGTTC contains the following coding sequences:
- a CDS encoding PadR family transcriptional regulator, with translation MTEPESGAMPSLSATGWALLGMLSYETELSGYDIRKWIDWSMRYYYGSPAFSQIYSELKKLEKMGLLTSRADGAGTRNRRLYRITPRGMDAVTRWARESPVEPPTLKHPAILRVTLGHLSDPASLKQMLQEHIAYIDRMQRDAAKEARWAAADPSWAYAKIALDWADRYYASERELTMQLMKDLDEAEANFPKVGEGGKIPWPDPSYWYEIERKADAEDA
- a CDS encoding Rieske 2Fe-2S domain-containing protein; translated protein: MTHAEADEIRVIEAGSVPTRFARGWHCLGLIRDFADGKPHQINAFGQKLVVFCSQDGAINVLDGYCRHMGGDLSQGTVKGNEIACPFHDWRWGGDGRCKSVPYSKRTPRLARTASWPTLQQDGMLFVWNDPERKAPPADVTIPRIEGAGSDDWTDWHWYTTVVNTNCREIIDNVVDMAHFFYIHGSLPTHFKNIFEGHVATQYMNSGGRPDIGEPGETQMLGTTSVASYHGPSFMIDDLTYHYTDVDHHTVLINCHYPIDANSFVLQYGIIVKKSPELPDDLAMQTAIGLGDFVKMGFEQDVEIWRNKTRIDNPLLVEEDGPVYQLRRWYEQFYVDVADVTPDMVDRFEFELDTTQPTAAWMKEVEANLATQKAASGSVGG
- a CDS encoding alpha/beta hydrolase yields the protein MRIRGLAAVRAGLESAPLPDMPPMAAIDDLTAPGPAGPIPLRIYRPTTEQSAPVLVYLHGGGLVMGSNHSFEPLARALAHASDAAVVSVDYRLAPEAAPPAQFDDAYAATEWVATQADSLGVDAGRLAVVGDSAGGSLAAAVALAARDHGGPDIAAQVLLYPGLDRDMGTTSITSMPDAPMLRHDDILYMHELVDQGSGVARDPYQIPAYAQDLRDLPAAIVVTGECDPIRDWGERYACRLRDAGVQTTLTRYPGMYHGFLMRSDATARGRLAIAEIGALLHAKFRHLGTESGSPDQRTVVRSSNSTPTTIERLTL
- a CDS encoding ferredoxin, with protein sequence MTVRPDIRLADSPMVPVTCERCAAGVEVRKSSWNQTSVQWTASALSRCEERCSASQLAENGRGGLFLACSALNRSIVDAVKAGTVPVLDTAL
- a CDS encoding 3-ketosteroid-delta-1-dehydrogenase; its protein translation is MISTSHNTIPAGLTVADAEVDLLVVGSGTGLAAALTARERGLSVLVVEKSSHVGGSTARSGGALWLPASPVIAECGGVDTAARAQTYLDSVVAGSAPRERSAAYVDHLPATVDMLRRTTPMKLFWAKEYSDYHPEAPGGSAAGRTCECRPLDTAILGEYLPDLRPGIMESGIPMPTTGADYRWMNLVSRVPRKGLPTIVKRLAQGLGGLALGRRYAAGGQALAAGLFAGAIRAEIPIWLNTTLAELLVDGGRVTGAIVEHAGTAVTVTARRGVVLAAGGFDHRMDMRRKFQSEALGSNASLGADTNTGDAIRIGQDIGADIALMDQAWWFPAVAPLPGGAPAVMLAERSLPGSFIVDQNGRRFANESADYMSFGQRILQLESAGTPVESMWIVFDQQYRNSYVFAAELFPRMAIPRAWYDAGIAVRADDFAALAHQMGVPADSFGATVDRFNEDAFAGEDPEFGRGRSAYDRYYGDPTITPNPNLRPLIKGPFYAVKMVLSDLGTCGGLRADERARVLREDGTVIDGLYAIGNTAANAFGDTYPGAGATIAQGLVYGYIAALDAAKRT
- a CDS encoding nuclear transport factor 2 family protein, encoding MDSAFLAQLRDERAIERALVLFARAMDERDWAAMERILSADAEGDFGTGRVTGRSAVIGLVRGYLDHCGLTQHLLGNVVIDVSGDEATSRAYIRDVHLDSTNDPATRMYTLGDYRDAWRRTADGSWQLVERVKVNRGFVGTLEVFDEKPR
- a CDS encoding PaaI family thioesterase, whose product is MSAPHDDDAVQALYASLTNSVRRLVDVTIRSQADLDGIASAKAKIDAAADELGSSMIPGSFGVQLDPSGSPRAWGNAVIGLRNALAPPLVVHRESDGSVWAEVTLGAAYEGPPGHVHGGICALLLDHVLGATAHKPGRPAFTGTLTLRYESGTRLGPVRAEAHVDRIAGVKTFSVGHLSTSDGVTVRAEGVFIHPRTT
- a CDS encoding TetR/AcrR family transcriptional regulator, which produces MAVTAKPATLTERRAEELRLEVAVAARDIFLADGSFSATVERICEVVGIAPRTFHRHFPVKEDVILPLFGKFGSLSIHVLAGAESGSDPVDVLVRAFGSEIPKRGQFDVDRAFMALVLSDQQYRLRWLDWGQDLAMPITEFLDNRFDLGTDSFSRELPAQLIIQACRHAYVHWVDDGDFARLQSALRIAIQMIIGSLDAKQRQP
- a CDS encoding SDR family NAD(P)-dependent oxidoreductase, yielding MSARETFGGGVAVITGAGAGIGAGLARQASRLGMTVVLADVDAAAVAALREELTAAGGSAVEAVCDVRDANAVEELAETVYRDVGDVRLLVNNAGVEQFGYLWDTPVANWQRVVDINISGVFHGIRAFLPRMMATDTPAWVWNLSSIGGVAVVPLQAPYIMSKHAVLALTECLHLEVQSAGHDHHVHVQAVLPGAVVSNIFESAGGVNSGDAGAAEAQRTAMLDIKAEAMDPIAAAEVVFEQAAEGRFYLLTQPDYVGSAMAERARVLTNQETPRLRTQRRFDPAQN